DNA from Hwangdonia lutea:
CTTCGTCAAGCTTGTCTCCGCACCTATAGGTCCATAAAATCAATCGATGCCCTTCTTCTTGTAGTTTTTTAAGCGTTTCGAAAGCAAAAAGCTTGGGCTTACCTATTTTAGGATAAGCGTCTTCCACAATAGTGCCATCAAAATCTACAGCGATTATAAGCGATTGGTTAACATCCATTTTTTTAATTATAGACTTGAGTTTAACACAAAAGTACAATAATTTACGCACTAATAGAATTATGGAAATCTAACCCAATATAAGCTTAAACTAAAGGATGTTGCGTCATTGCTTCAGGTTGTGGAACACCCATAAGTTTTAAAATAGTTGGTGCCATATCGCCTAAAATACCATCTTTAATCTCTTTTAAATCGTTATCGATTAAAATAACGGGAACGGGGTTTGTGGTATGTGCTGTATTGGGTGTGCCGTCTGGATTTATCATGGTTTCGCAATTACCGTGATCTGCTATAAGCAGGGTTGAATACCCGTTTTTCAATGCCGTTGTTACCACGTCTTTTACGCATTCATCTACGGCTTCACAGGCTTTTATGGCAGCTTCCATAACGCCGGTGTGCCCAACCATATCGCCATTTGCAAAGTTTAAACACACAAAATCTACCTCGCCCTTTTGTAATTCTGGTACTAAAGCATCGCGTAATTCATAAGCGCTCATTTCGGGTTTTAAATCGTATGTGGCTACTTTTGGTGAGTTTCTTAAAATGCGGGTTTCGCCATTAAAAGGTTCTTCGCGTCCGCCAGAAAAGAAAAAGGTAACATGAGGGTATTTTTCGGTTTCGGCAATTCGAATTTGTTTTTTGTTGTGTTTTTCCAATACTTCACCCAAAGTTTCATTTAGGTTCTCTTTATTGAAAATAACGTTGATGTTTTTATAAGTATCGTCGTAATTGGTAAGCGTCACATAATGCAAATTGAGTTTATGCATGTTTTGCTCATGAAAATTGGTTTGGGTTAAAGCTTCGGTTAACTCACGACCGCGATCGGTTCTGAAATTGAAGAATATCACAACATCATCGTCTTTAATTTGTGCGATAGGTTGATTGGTTTCATCAACTGCGATAATGGGTTTTATAAACTCATCGGTGATATCATTTTTATAACTTTTTCTGATGGATTCGGTAATATTTGTCGACTTTTCGCCAATACCATTCACTAAAGCATCATAAGCTAATTTTATGCGTTCCCAACGTTTATCTCTATCCATAGCGTAGTAACGACCAGTTACCGTTGCTAATTTGGTGTTTGTGTTTTCAATATGATTTTCAAGCTCGGTTACAAAACCATAACCTGATTTTGGGTCTACATCGCGCCCGTCGGTAAAAGCGTGAACAAAAGTATTGGCTAATCCAAAATCGTTGGCGGCATCAATTAACCCCAATAAATGGTTAATATGCGAGTGTACGCCACCATCGCTTAATAAGCCTAAAAAATGAACGTTTTTATGATTGTTTTTTGCATAGTTAAAGGCATCAACCAAAACTTGTTCGTTATTAAGGGTTTTGTTTTTTACAGCCAAATTTACTTTAACAAGATCTTGGTATACAATACGTCCCGCACCCAAATTCATATGGCCAACTTCGCTATTTCCCATTTGCCCATCGGGTAAACCAACGTGTAAGCCATCGGTTCTTAACGTTGCGAAAGGGTATTTTTTATATAGTGAATCAATAAATGGGGTATGGGCATGATCGATTGCTGATACCTTTGGGTCTGGAGAATTTCCCCAACCATCAAGAATCATTAAGATAACTTTTTTGTTCATTTTTTGTGAGAATTTTTGAGTATTCAAAGATAGTGAGATTATAAAAAAAATCCTCGTTAAAACATCTCAAAAAGCTTTTAAATAGCGGATTTTTGCGAGTATCTCAACAAAAAAGCTTTAACATAATAAAATGTGAAATCAATGTTAAAAATATGTTATTAATTATTTTTTGTGTAACAGATTGAGATTTTTGTCGTCTCTTTAGTATATCAAAAAACGAAATCAATTCAAATCAATAATCAAATTAAAATCTTTCATCATGAAAAAAACAATCATTATTTCCGCAATCGCATTATGCTTTTCAGTAGTATCAGTTAATGCAAAATCAATGAATGAAACCGTTAAAGATTACAGTGTAGAAGCCGTAGTTCAAGTGAGTCCTTTTTGTGTGTCTATAGCAAAAGGCGACTTAGAAACCGTTAAAAAACTTATCAGTTTAGGTGCGGATATCAACAAAAAATCTAATGGGATGACACCGGTTATGTATGCTGCTAAGTATAACCGAACCGACATTTTGAAGTTTTTAATTGCTAAAGGCGCTAAGTTAAAAACCAAATGTCCTAAAGGTTTAACTGCTGTTAAGTATGCAGAACGGTCTAATGCCAAAGAAGCTTTAGCAATACTAAAGGATGCTTTAGCTTAAAAATTAAATAATTTTTAATAATTATTTAGAGCTAGTCACTCATAAAAAGTCTTGTTTTAACAAGGCTTTTTATTATTGGTTTTTATACTTTTCAATAGATTCTTGAATTTTCTCAATTCTATTATCGGGATCTGGATGTGAGCTTTGAAATTCCGGAACACGATTGGGGCCAGCAGCATCCTTTAAAATTTCCATAACGCCAATCATTTCTTGAGGGTTGTAACCCGATTTAAGCATAAACAACACACCAAGATCGTCGCTTTCCAATTCATCATCACGACCATTTTTCAAAAGTGTTTGTTGGCCAATGCCACTTACCAATCCGCCCATATCCGCACCAACCGATGCACCCGTGGTTACGGTTTGCCAAAAGTCGCTTTCTGCAATACGTTCAGCAGAATGACGCCCTAAAACATGACCGATTTCGTGCCCCAAAACACCAGCCAACTGGTCTTCATTTTCCAGTTTAGAAAACAATGCGTAGGTAATAAAAATTTGCCCACCGGGTAATGCAAAAGCATTTATAGTATTCTCGTCTGCCAACAAATGAAAGTCGTATTTATAAGGCGTATCCTTTGCCATACTATTATTTACAAGCTTGTTTCCTACTTGGTCTACAAGGGCTTGATATTGGTTGTTAGGATGTAGGCCACCATGTTGTTGAGCCATTTGTGGCGCGTGTTGTAAGCCAATGGCTATTTCTTGATCCGAGGTCATGTTAATGGTTTGCACTCTACCGGTATACGCATTTCGCTCTTTACTATTACATTTTTTAATAAATGCAAATGCTACTATGGCAAGACCAATTAATAATCTAATCTTAAAATTTCTACTTCTCATTGTTGCTATTTATAATTTGAAATTTACAAAAAATAATAATTCTAGCTATTACCCTGGTTTGATTAACAGGGCAAACTCAGGTTTTAGACCCATTTTTTACGGTTTTGTCACGTATTAAATTTAAGTGGATTTAATTTTATGTTTTAATGAATAATTAGAAAATATTTATCTTCACATAAAAATTGTTGATGTCTTTTCAGTTTAAAATTATTGATAAAAAACAAATTGATTCTGTGATACCTTTAGTTCAAAAACTAAATGGTCATAATCAATCTGATGCGGTTTTAAAACAACGTTTTTCCGAAATGGTAACTCAGAATTACGAATGTGCCGGCATTTTTGAAGGCGATAAACTAGTTGGAATTTCCGGTTTGTGGTATTGCACAAGACACTATTCAGGAAAAAGTGTTGAACCAGACCATGTTTTTATTGATGATGAGTATCGTGGCAAAGGTTTAGGAAAACAATTTTTTGAGTGGATTTATAACTACGTTAAGCTAAAAGGTTGTGAATCAATAGAATTGAATACGTATGTGCATAATTATCCGTCGCACAAATTTTATTACAACGAAGGGTTTGAAATTTTGGGCTATCATTTTTTTAAAAAGTTGTAGTTTTTGCTTGCAAATAAGTTGCGAGAGTGTTTATATTTGCATCGTTAATGCGGGAGTAGCTCAGTTGGTAGAGCGTCAGCCTTCCAAGCTGAATGTCGCCAGTTCGAACCTGGTCTCCCGCTCGAAAAGCTCCATGGAAATATGGGGCTTTTTTTATGCTCTATTTTTTGCAGGTTGGTTGTACTTGGTAATCTGTAGTGGCTTTGGCTGGTATGCCCGCGTGAGGGATAGTAGTGGAAAGCCCACAGCGCAGCGAGGACTTGTAGCGGATAGCCCGACCCGCCCGATAGTTATCGGGAAGGGGCACGCCCAAATTGTTTTTATTTTAAATGATTTAATTGTGTGCCCGAAGCGATTTCGTAGGGTGTTTTGTTATACTCGAAGATTCGCGCTTCTAAGGCGCCTTTCAACACTATGGAATCGCCTTTAACACGCAGCCAACTGCCTTCGCGCAAACCTATTACGGGTGGTGTATTGTAGCTGTGAAATTCTTTAATCCGGGTTTCGCGGGTTTCGCCCATGTGTGTGCTGTTTGTGTCGGGGTCTAAATAATGCGGATTAATATTAAAAGGCACAACGCCCAAAGTATTAAAACTGGGCGGGTAAACAATGGGCATATCGTTGGATGTTTTTATGGTGAGTCCGCAAATATTACTGCCGGCGCTTGTGCCCAAATACGGGGTGCCGTTGGTAAGGGTTTCTTTTAAAACTGCTATTAAATTGTTTTGGTACAACTGGCTTACCAAAACAAAGGTATTGCCACCGCCGGTAAAAATAGCCTCGGCGTTTTTTATAGCCTCAACGGGGTTATTAAACGTATGGATACCCACTACTTTTTTATCGATTTTAGAAAATGCCGATGCGGCTTTTTGGGTGTATTCGTCGTGCGATATACCGCCTGGTCTGGCATACGGAATAAACAATACCGTTTTTGCTTCGTTAA
Protein-coding regions in this window:
- the gpmI gene encoding 2,3-bisphosphoglycerate-independent phosphoglycerate mutase; this translates as MNKKVILMILDGWGNSPDPKVSAIDHAHTPFIDSLYKKYPFATLRTDGLHVGLPDGQMGNSEVGHMNLGAGRIVYQDLVKVNLAVKNKTLNNEQVLVDAFNYAKNNHKNVHFLGLLSDGGVHSHINHLLGLIDAANDFGLANTFVHAFTDGRDVDPKSGYGFVTELENHIENTNTKLATVTGRYYAMDRDKRWERIKLAYDALVNGIGEKSTNITESIRKSYKNDITDEFIKPIIAVDETNQPIAQIKDDDVVIFFNFRTDRGRELTEALTQTNFHEQNMHKLNLHYVTLTNYDDTYKNINVIFNKENLNETLGEVLEKHNKKQIRIAETEKYPHVTFFFSGGREEPFNGETRILRNSPKVATYDLKPEMSAYELRDALVPELQKGEVDFVCLNFANGDMVGHTGVMEAAIKACEAVDECVKDVVTTALKNGYSTLLIADHGNCETMINPDGTPNTAHTTNPVPVILIDNDLKEIKDGILGDMAPTILKLMGVPQPEAMTQHPLV
- a CDS encoding ankyrin repeat domain-containing protein; its protein translation is MKKTIIISAIALCFSVVSVNAKSMNETVKDYSVEAVVQVSPFCVSIAKGDLETVKKLISLGADINKKSNGMTPVMYAAKYNRTDILKFLIAKGAKLKTKCPKGLTAVKYAERSNAKEALAILKDALA
- a CDS encoding M48 family metalloprotease codes for the protein MRSRNFKIRLLIGLAIVAFAFIKKCNSKERNAYTGRVQTINMTSDQEIAIGLQHAPQMAQQHGGLHPNNQYQALVDQVGNKLVNNSMAKDTPYKYDFHLLADENTINAFALPGGQIFITYALFSKLENEDQLAGVLGHEIGHVLGRHSAERIAESDFWQTVTTGASVGADMGGLVSGIGQQTLLKNGRDDELESDDLGVLFMLKSGYNPQEMIGVMEILKDAAGPNRVPEFQSSHPDPDNRIEKIQESIEKYKNQ
- a CDS encoding GNAT family N-acetyltransferase, with the protein product MSFQFKIIDKKQIDSVIPLVQKLNGHNQSDAVLKQRFSEMVTQNYECAGIFEGDKLVGISGLWYCTRHYSGKSVEPDHVFIDDEYRGKGLGKQFFEWIYNYVKLKGCESIELNTYVHNYPSHKFYYNEGFEILGYHFFKKL
- the pepE gene encoding dipeptidase PepE, with the translated sequence MRNLIIASTSTVHGSGYLEYILDELATFFNEAKTVLFIPYARPGGISHDEYTQKAASAFSKIDKKVVGIHTFNNPVEAIKNAEAIFTGGGNTFVLVSQLYQNNLIAVLKETLTNGTPYLGTSAGSNICGLTIKTSNDMPIVYPPSFNTLGVVPFNINPHYLDPDTNSTHMGETRETRIKEFHSYNTPPVIGLREGSWLRVKGDSIVLKGALEARIFEYNKTPYEIASGTQLNHLK